The Neoarius graeffei isolate fNeoGra1 chromosome 1, fNeoGra1.pri, whole genome shotgun sequence region GGGAATAGGCTTCGAGGAAAGGATGAAACAGAGAGAAAGGGTGGTGTACCCGCTTGCCACAGGAaatgccaccaaatggtccttggTCAGTTGGATCGCCACATCCAGCAATGCCAGGCAGTGACACTAGACatactccactgttccttccagtAGCTGGATGATTAACTGCTGCAGTACCATTGTGTCAAGGCAGGTGTCCCGTAGTTGCTACGCAAATGTAGGTGGCCGAACTCATCCATCAGCACGCAGAACTGCTGACAGTGTTATTCTGGGGTGTGACCGACCTGCTGCAGAGTGGCCTGTCTCAGGTCTGGGTACTCCAGCACACTAGCTAGCTGGGGCTCCCCAACAGGAGTAGGAGTAGACAAATCACCCACTGCAGCCAACCCCACACCTCCACAGCTTACTCAAACAGGTCGATGAAGGGTTTGGGGTCATCCTGTGGCCCCATCTCAGTGAGGTGTGGTGAGCTTGTGGCTGCCGCGGGCGCTGTGGTTGGGGTATCTACCAACTGGATCAGACCCCGGAGCACCTACAGATTCTCCTGCTGGGCCTCTGTGTGTATGATGATTGGTGTTGCATCTGGTGGATGTTAGCAAGGGCATGTCTGCTCTTCAGCTTCAgaatcccaggtttcggcaccagtgtaacacttCAGGGGTTCGGGAAACTGAAGAGGTGTTGACAGGTGGGTTGATTTGATTTTTTGCTGTTTATTGTGTTGTGGTGATTTAGCTAGCTTGCTTTGACCTCACCGCAATATTCAAATATACACGGAAAAGGGGTGGAGCACGTTGATTTTGGGGTGTCTTTAAATTACATATTCGTAAAATctggatttttaaaaattaaaaatagttGTAAGTGTGAACGTGTCATGTGCCGTTTTCTGCTGAGGACTCAGTGTTCTTTCAAAATTATTGAAATTTTAAGAAAAGACTTATTAAATTCATTATTAAATCTGACAAAGCTGTTGACAAAAGGATAAAAATATAAGTTTCGTGTTTTAGTTTTCAAGTGAAAAACTCTGAGATTTGTGTTCACATGTGTCGTAACCTCCTGACTTTAATCTGCGTAATTTTCTGCACCGTGTTGTTAATAAAGCGCGGAAAAACATCCTGTTCATCACGGGATTGTCTCGAGGGGTGGGACTGAGGGACGGGTCatttcctctcacagtcctgagagagagagtcttCTCCAGAGCAGCTGCAGGTAATCACCAACATTACAATATTTttatgtaaataaactgttttctaATGAAATGTAAAAATGTATTGAAGTGAATCAGTTATAAAGTACAGAATTATACACTTAGGTTTACATTTATGTTATTCAAAGTTATGTTTTTTCTATctaaagctattattattatgctgCTAAAATGAAATCTCAGTAAGAGATCTAGAATATTCCCAATTgttattgagattttttttttcaagtcaaaTGTATATTATTGAGATAAATTTGACTATCTTCAACCAAATTTTGACTAAAATAAGCTTCCACTTGTTAACGCGCTGTCTTTTGGAGTGACGTAACAACGGTGGACATTACCACAGAAATCAGAAATACGTTTTAAATGGATAAATGTGTCCCTTTAAACGTCAGCGCTGTGGGTACAGTGTGTTCTCTCTGATGGcaggtgtgtgtaggtgtgttacAGGTGTGATGGACATACAGGTGTGTTTTGCGCTCTCATTGGTTGCTTCGTTGGCCATCGTCAACGCTCAGGTGCCTCACTGGGGGGCGTGTCCCGAACCGAGCACTCAGCGTGGCTTCAACCTCAGACGGGTACCGAGTTCACGTTCACACCTTCACTACTGCTGACTGCCCCTCTTCCAACACAcctcaatctgtgtgtgtgtgtgtgtgtgtgtgtgtagtttatggGACGCTGGTTCGAGGTGGCTAAGCTCCCAGCACAGTTTGAGAAAGGGAAATGCATCGAGACGAACTTCACGCTGGTTTCTGACGGCTCAGCTCTCATACAGAGCTCCGAGATCCTGtaagtatatatgtgtgtgtgtgtgtgtgtagggggtttTCTTCAAAAATGAATGGATTAAAAAATCTGACTTTACAGTTTATGTATTTATCTTTGATCCGTTCACCAAGGATTTCCTCCTGATGTGTTGTTAATCACTGAATTGATTCACATTTTACTGATGTAGGAACGGCGAAGTGAGACGGATTGAAGGAACAGCTGTTGTTGAAGACCAGAAGAACCCGGCTAAACTGGGCATCAGCTTCTCCtacagtaaaacacacacattccCGTTTCAGTCAGGCAGAGTTACATTTGGAGAagctacacttgtgttcaaaataatagcagtccaacacgactaaccagatcaatcactgtttttggtggaaattatattactacatggcaaataatttaccagtaggtgtagtagagtcatagaaaaccaacagacccaacattcatgatatgcatgctcccgagtctgtgtaatcgaataattaagtgaaagggacgtgttcaaaataatagcagtgtggagtttaattagtgagatcattcattctgtgagaaaacagatgtcagtcaggtggccctaatttaagaatgaagccagcacatgttgtacatccatttctctctgaaaacctgagaaacatgggccgttccagacattgttcagaagaacagcgtgctttgattaaaacgttgattggaggggtaaaacgtatactgtaaagaagcgcagaaaatgatgggctgctcggctaaaatgatctccagtgctttaaaatggacagcaaagccagagagacgtggaagaaaacagaagactaccattcgaatggatcgaagaatagccagaatggcaaagactcagccaatgatcagctccagggtgatcaaagacggtctgaagttacctgtgagtactgtgacgattagaagatgcctgtgtgaagctaatctatcggcaagaagctcccgcaaagttccactgttaaaaaaaagacgtgctgaagaggatacagtttgccaaagaacacatcgactggcctaaagagaaatggagaaacattttttggactgatgaaagtaaaattgttctttttgggtccaagagccgcagacagtttttcagacgacccccaaacactgaattcaagccacagtacactctgaagacagtgaagcatggtggtgcaagcatcatgatatggggatgtttctcttactgtggtgttgggcccatttatcgcataccagggatcatggatcagtttgcatatatcaaaatacttgaagaggtcatgttgccttatgctgaagaggaaatgcccttgaaatgggtgtttcaacaagacaacgaccccaaacagaccagtaagcgagcagcatcagggttcaagaccaacaaaatgaaagttacggagtggccagcccaatccccggaccttaatccgatagaaaacttgtggggtgacatcaaaaatgctgtttctgaggcaaaaccaagaaatgcagaggaattgtggaatgttgtcaaatcatcctgggctggaatacctgtttacaggtgccagaagttctcagaaaccgtggttatacaactaaatattagtttagtgattcacaggaatactaaatccttaagattttttcagtttatacagtaaatatttggagtttgtaatgaaaaatgcagacactgctatttttttgaacagcccaatgttcatttttcttcattttctgtaaagtaattaaaatattcatacatttttcttcatgttttgatgtagaatatagtgTGCagcgttcccaatgcatggaaataaaaactattataaggattttgagctttactcacgtttttaaaacacactgctattattttgaacacaactgtaaaaGCTTTGTAATGAATATGAGAACGTGTGTGTTGCAGTTCTTCCCTACACTCCGTACTGGGTTATCTCCACGGATTACGTCAGCTCGGCCGTGGTGTATTCCTGCACAGACGTTTTCAGGATCTTCCACGTGGACTTTGCGTGGATTCTGGGACGCAGCCGCTCTCTGTCCGAGTCCACCATCCAGTGTGCGAAGCAGATCTTCATGGAGAACCGCATCGACGTGAGCCGCATGATCGCCAGCTCACAGAAGGACTGCGACAGAACCACAGACAACCGGGCTGTGTTCCAATCCTCTCTGTAGTGCTCCCTCGTTCACGCTCTTACTCAAGTTCCCTTGGTACTAATCACTACAGATGTTCTCTTTatgtatttgtgtctgtaatGATGATTCTAGAACCATACTAACAAGTTGATCA contains the following coding sequences:
- the apoda.1 gene encoding apolipoprotein Da, duplicate 1, whose product is MDIQVCFALSLVASLAIVNAQVPHWGACPEPSTQRGFNLRRFMGRWFEVAKLPAQFEKGKCIETNFTLVSDGSALIQSSEILNGEVRRIEGTAVVEDQKNPAKLGISFSYILPYTPYWVISTDYVSSAVVYSCTDVFRIFHVDFAWILGRSRSLSESTIQCAKQIFMENRIDVSRMIASSQKDCDRTTDNRAVFQSSL